In Daucus carota subsp. sativus chromosome 4, DH1 v3.0, whole genome shotgun sequence, one DNA window encodes the following:
- the LOC108216458 gene encoding peptidyl-prolyl cis-trans isomerase FKBP20-2, chloroplastic — translation MLMLSTSSLQLKPYRSISAFTAIGESSFRTNLLVQCCLIPNLREHKGHQLQHNENFKRRRLLIFLFSVGLSPTLPSFGKTKVKSPFDEKRIVEQNKRIQRENNAPDDFPSFIREGFEVKVVAPDNYVKSESGLIFKDFEVGMGDHPKDGQQVIFHYIGYNESGRRIDSTYIQGAPAKVRLGTNGLVPGFEQGIIDMRPGGKRRIIIPPELGPPVGPSTFFSSKQFEVFDVELISVQDCQRRTIGFYSDVVCT, via the exons ATGTTGATGCTCTCAACATCTTCTCTTCAACTTAAGCCTT ATAGAAGTATATCAGCATTCACGGCTATTGGTGAATCTTCTTTTCGAACTAATCTTCTAGTGCAGTGCTGCTTGATTCCCAACTTAAG AGAACATAAAGGACATCAGTTGCAACACAATGAGAATTTTAAGCGGAGAAGACTCCTTATCTTTCTGTTCTCAGTAGGATTATCTCCAACTTTGCCTTCTTTTGGGAAAACAAAGGTTAAAAGCCCATTTGATGAAAAGCGCATAGTTGAACAGAACAAGCGAATACAGAGAGAAAACAATGCACCTGATGACTTCCCAAGTTTTATCAGAGAAG GATTCGAGGTCAAAGTAGTTGCACCCGATAACTATGTTAAGAGTGAATCAGGGCTTATATTCAAAgattttgaagttggaatgggTGATCACCCCAAGGATGGTCAACAG GTGATTTTTCATTATATTGGTTACAATGAGTCAGGCAGGCGTATTGACAGCACCTATATACAGGGTGCTCCTGCCAAAGTTCGGTTGGGAACAAATGGATTAGTTCCAG GATTCGAACAAGGAATTATAGACATGAGACCTGGAGGAAAAAGGAGGATTATTATTCCTCCAGAACTTGGACCGCCT GTTGGACCTTCCACTTTTTTCAGCTCAAAACAATTTGAAGTTTTTGACGTGGAATTAATTAGCGTGCAAGACTGTCAGAGACGGACAATTGGATTTTATTCAGACGTTGTCTGTACTTGA
- the LOC108216799 gene encoding GDSL esterase/lipase At1g33811 translates to MACLSAVFGVVLFLIVVVSSQQEPQVPAFFIFGDSLVDNGNNNGILTLARANYRPYGIDFPQGTTGRFTNGRTYVDALAQLLGFPTYIPPYARTRGRALLRGVNYASGAAGIRDETGNNLGDHMPMTQQVASFGRTVEQISRFFRGDANALANYLSKCIFYSGMGSNDYLNNYFMPDFYSTGSQYSTKAYAALLLQDYSRQLTDLYKFGARKVIVTAVGQIGCIPYQLARINGNSSTKCNEKINSAIMLFNNGLKNLVDNFNNGQLPGAKFVFLDSFESSKNVVANAANYGFEVTDKGCCGVGRNNGQITCLPLQQPCDQRSKYIFWDAFHPTEAANIVFARISYETTSRSYAYPINIRQLAML, encoded by the exons ATGGCATGTCTTAGTGCTGTTTTTGGGGTCGTCTTGTTTTTGATAGTTGTCGTTTCGTCGCAGCAAGAGCCACAAGTGCCTGCTTTCTTTATTTTTGGCGATTCGCTTGTTGATAATGGTAACAACAATGGTATACTCACTCTTGCTAGAGCCAATTACAGGCCTTATGGCATTGATTTTCCTCAAGGCACCACTGGTAGATTTACCAATGGCCGTACTTATGTCGATGCATTAG CTCAACTTCTAGGATTCCCCACCTACATTCCTCCATATGCAAGAACACGTGGACGTGCATTGCTCAGGGGAGTGAATTATGCTTCAGGAGCTGCAGGAATCCGTGATGAAACCGGGAACAACTTG GGAGATCATATGCCGATGACCCAACAAGTGGCTAGTTTTGGAAGAACAGTGGAGCAGATATCTAGGTTTTTCAGGGGAGATGCAAATGCACTAGCAAATTACTTGAGCAAGTGCATATTCTATTCCGGCATGGGAAGTAATGATTATCTCAACAATTACTTCATGCCAGATTTCTATTCAACTGGCTCACAATACTCAACAAAAGCATATGCAGCTTTACTTCTTCAGGACTATTCTAGGCAGCTAACG GACTTGTATAAATTTGGAGCACGCAAGGTGATCGTGACAGCAGTTGGGCAAATTGGATGCATACCGTATCAGCTAGCTAGAATAAATGGAAATAGCAGTACCAAATGCAATGAAAAAATCAATAGTGCTATAATGCTATTTAACAATGGTCTGAAGAACCTGGTTGACAATTTCAATAACGGTCAGTTGCCTGGAGCAAAGTTTGTGTTTCTGGATTCATTTGAAAGCTCCAAAAATGTTGTGGCCAATGCTGCCAACTATG GATTCGAAGTGACTGACAAGGGATGCTGTGGTGTGGGAAGGAACAATGGCCAGATAACATGCCTACCCCTACAACAACCATGTGATCAACGCTCCAAGTACATATTTTGGGACGCTTTTCATCCGACTGAGGCTGCCAACATTGTGTTTGCAAGAATATCCTATGAAACCACATCGCGGTCTTATGCTTACCCAATCAACATACGTCAGCTAGCCATGCtctaa
- the LOC108218920 gene encoding actin-related protein 2/3 complex subunit 5A, whose translation MAEHVEADNAEAIITRIEHKSRKIESLLKQYKPVEALKTALEGAPPKTRDERCKSANWIVVHRALMAIKDVDGMFSSLDPEYYDILMKYLYRGLSTGDRPTCDQCLRIHEKLTQKAGLGCILRCLTDTINTV comes from the exons ATGGCAGAGCACGTAGAAGCGGACAATGCGGAGGCCATAATCACCCGAATCGAACACAAATCTCGCAAGATCGAGAGCCTACTCAAGCA ATATAAGCCAGTTGAAGCACTAAAAACTGCTCTAGAAGGTGCCCCTCCAAAGACACGGGATGAAAGATGCAAG TCTGCCAATTGGATTGTAGTACATAGAGCATTAATGGCTATAAAAGATGTGGATGGCATGTTTTCCTCTTTGGATCCTGAGTACTATGACATCCTTATGAA GTACTTGTACAGAGGCTTGTCCACCGGAGATCGGCCCACATGTGACCAGTGCCTACGAATTCATGAAAAACTTACACAAAAAGCTGGTCTGGGGTGCATACTACGTTGTCTTACCGACACCATTAATACAGTTTAA
- the LOC108218919 gene encoding uncharacterized protein LOC108218919, whose protein sequence is MSQPQSTNPTDPPAPPARSKRSRDDVAEPPSGELPPAAKRRVVLAQDVVYRIMLPSRQIGKVIGKEGTRIQKIREETRATIKIADAVSRHEERVIIISSKDSEGTFTDAENALHQIACLILKDDNSTESQKIGAGHVAANTVRLLIAGTQAGGLIGASGQNIENLRNSSGATITVLGQNQMPLCASVHESDRVVQLSGEVPDVLKALVDIGCQLRDNPPKQVISISPAYNYNLHRTPQQYVDPSSAEYVTMEMMISETMVGGLIGRCGSNISRIRTESGAAIKVHGGKGQQNLRQVHLGGSAQQVALAKQRIDEYVYSQLMPSGGQQPGVLEAGNMAPLPPVFMPPGPSQAPSYYNYGPSYPAPQL, encoded by the exons ATGTCTCAGCCCCAATCTACAAACCCCACCGACCCTCCGGCGCCGCCGGCCAGATCCAAGCGTTCTCGCGACGACGTCGCTGAACCCCCTTCCGGTGAGCTCCCACCGGCGGCCAAACGGCGGGTGGTGTTGGCACAGGACGTAGTGTACAGAATAATGTTGCCGTCGAGACAAATAGGGAAGGTGATTGGGAAAGAAGGGACTCGTATTCAGAAGATTCGAGAGGAGACTAGAGCTACTATCAAGATTGCTGATGCTGTTTCG CGACATGAAGAGCGTGTTATAATCATAAGCTCCAAAGACAGTGAAGGTACGTTCACCGATGCAGAAAATGCACTTCACCAAATAGCCTGTCTGATTCTCAAG GATGATAATAGTACGGAATCTCAGAAAATTGGTGCTGGCCATGTGGCAGCAAACACAGTAAGGCTTCTAATTGCTGGTACTCAAGCAGGTGGTTTGATAGGAGCATCTGGGCAAAATATAGAGAATTTGAGGAATTCTTCTGGTGCCACAATCACAGTTCTTGGACAAAATCAGATGCCTCTATGTGCATCTGTTCATGAATCCGATCGAGTAGTACAG CTATCAGGTGAGGTCCCAGACGTATTAAAAGCTTTAGTAGATATCGGATGTCAGCTAAG GGACAATCCTCCTAAACAAGTAATTTCCATCAGCCCGGCATATAACTATAACTTGCATCGAACACCTCAGCAATATGTGGACCCCTCTTCAG CTGAATATGTAACAATGGAGATGATGATTTCTGAAACAATGGTCGGTGGGTTAATTGGCCGATGTGGCTCCAATATCTCGCGTATCAGAACTGAGTCTGGAGCAGCAATAAAG GTTCATGGTGGGAAAGGTCAACAAAACCTTAGGCAAGTCCACCTGGGTGGTAGTGCTCAGCAG GTAGCACTGGCAAAACAAAGAATTGATGAATATGTATATTCCCAGTTGATGCCAAGCGGGGGGCAACAACCAGG TGTGCTGGAGGCTGGAAACATGGCACCTCTTCCTCCTGTTTTCATGCCACCTGGCCCGAGCCAAGCTCCTTCATATTATAATTACGGACCATCATATCCGGCACCCCAGCTGTAG